In the genome of Ptychodera flava strain L36383 chromosome 13, AS_Pfla_20210202, whole genome shotgun sequence, one region contains:
- the LOC139148100 gene encoding sodium-dependent multivitamin transporter-like isoform X2: protein MSTEATPFGVVDYVVFSAMLGVSLVTGIYHGVKSGQRSGTSEFLVADKSMNCLPVAMSLSVSFLSALTILGMSAEIFIYDATYSFLVLSYLWLMPTVMFLFVPVFHGLNLISAYEYFGLRFNYAVRITAALLFALQTIFYIAVTLIGPALAVEAVMGVDLWIMLIITGAVCVFYTTLGGMKAVIWTDVFQFLVIVGSLVTVIVLGTIEAGGLEKVWEMNKQDGRLDIFTVPLDITERTTMLSMIFGGGMNTFAFYISQTAVQRYASSKSLRHAQISTMLILPFQFVILPIVYLSGLVMYAYYNDYLLPLQPAVNATFAPEFPVVGTVDPKYTPDYTSSDQILVYFVSSLFGSISGIQGLFVAALFAGTLSSMSSGLNAMIAVTLEDVVKPWRRWRAARTQRAVYENDVLDTIVGKILTVVYGIIAIGLAYVASSLGTLVTLANTIFGTSGGPLLGGFTLGMYYKRANSWGTLIGILVGFGLGVWVSVGAIIYADNLDEVMSFYKLSFMWYSTFSFFCTMVIGVLCSELIRCLVPSERHKKIDPLLLGMFVRPKGTNRFRVVRPEDSEEDYLLKDIKGRADKAGKKDVLTIQDDDVIMLKMEKRVD, encoded by the exons ATGTCTACAGAAGCTACACCGTTTGGAGTCGTTGACTACGTGGTGTTTTCCGCCATGCTAGGCGTGTCCCTCGTGACTGGGATCTATCACGGTGTCAAAAGCGGGCAAAGATCCGGCACATCAGA ATTCCTAGTCGCCGACAAATCCATGAACTGCCTACCGGTTGCCATGTCCCTGTCGGTCTCATTTCTTTCGGCGCTGACAATTTTGGGAATGTCTGCGGAGATCTTCATCTACGATGCTACCTACTCGTTCTTGGTGCTTTCTTATTTATGGCTGATGCCCACCGTAATGTTTCTCTTCGTTCCGGTTTTCCACGGTCTCAATTTAATCAGTGCATATGAG TACTTCGGGCTGAGATTTAACTACGCCGTTCGAATCACAGCGGCCTTGCTGTTCGCACTGCAGACAATCTTTTACATCGCCGTTACATTGATCGGACCAGCACTGGCGGTGGAAGCAG TCATGGGCGTAGATCTGTGGATCATGCTGATTATTACTGGGGCAGTCTGTGTGTTCTACACCACATTG GGCGGAATGAAAGCGGTCATATGGACAGATGTCTTCCAGTTTCTCGTCATCGTCGGGAGTCTTGTCACAGTAATTGTCCTGGGTACCATCGAGGCTGGCGGGCTTGAGAAAGTTTGGGAAATGAACAAACAAGATGGCCGGCTTGACATCTTCAC GGTACCACTGGATATAACTGAGCGAACAACGATGTTAAGCATGATCTTCGGCGGGGGCATGAACACTTTTgctttttacatcagccaaacCGCCGTGCAGAGATACGCGTCGTCCAAAAGTCTGAGACATGCACAGAT ATCCACGATGCTTATTCTGCCTTTTCAGTTCGTCATATTGCCAATAGTTTATCTTTCGGGCTTGGTGATGTACGCTTACTACAATG ATTATCTTCTGCCCTTACAACCTGCAGTCAACGCAACATTTGCTCCAG AGTTTCCTGTCGTTGGTACCGTTGATCCGAAATACACACCGGACTACACTTCTTCGGATCAA atattggtttattttgtcagTTCGCTGTTCGGATCGATATCCGGTATTCAAGGTCTCTTCGTTGCTGCACTTTTTGCGGGAACTCTCAG TTCAATGTCATCCGGATTAAACGCCATGATAGCAGTGACATTGGAAGATGTTGTGAAACCATGGCGACGATGGAGGGCAGCCAGAACGCAGAGAGCTGTGTACGAAAACGACGTCCTTGATACAATAGTTGGGAAAATTCTAA CCGTTGTGTATGGAATCATCGCTATCGGCCTTGCTTATGTGGCGTCTTCTCTTGGTACGCTTGTAACCCTGGCTAACACTATATTTGGTACGTCAGGGGGACCTCTACTCGGGGGATTCACTCTCGGAATGTACTACAAGCGAGCGAACTCGTG GGGTACTCTGATTGGGATCTTAGTTGGCTTTGGTCTCGGTGTCTGGGTCAGTGTTGGCGCGATAATTTATGCAGATAACTTGGATGAAGTCATGTCATTCTACAAG CTTTCCTTCATGTGGTACAGTACTTTCAGTTTTTTCTGCACCATGGTCATCGGTGTACTATGCAGTGAGTTGATCCGTTGTCTTGTACCCAGCGAGAGACACAAGAAAATTGACCCTTTACTGCTTGGAATGTTTGTGAG gcCAAAAGGGACGAACAGATTCCGTGTTGTTAGACCTGAAGATTCGGAGGAGGATTACTTGTTGAAGGACATCAAAGGTCGGGCTGACAAAGCGGGCAAGAAAGACGTGTTGACGATACAAGATGACGACGTAATCATGCTTAAAATGGAGAAAAGGGTTGACTAA